In Clostridium swellfunianum, a genomic segment contains:
- a CDS encoding FMN-dependent NADH-azoreductase, protein MSKILYIKANAKEKGISRTYRISDSFIEAYKRSNPRDEINTLDLYKEDINFLQQTDLGELRVSSPGEHRDHRILRYAYQFLEADKYIVAAPMWNLSIPAILKAYIDYICITGITFKYTTNGPVGLCKGKKAFHIVTRGGEYSKSPLDQYEMGDRYLRTIFGFLGISDFTTIAAENLDVIGKDVTEIVEMEINKAKELAKDF, encoded by the coding sequence ATGAGTAAAATACTTTATATTAAAGCAAATGCTAAGGAAAAAGGTATATCTAGGACCTATAGGATATCTGACAGTTTTATAGAGGCGTACAAGAGAAGTAATCCGAGAGATGAAATTAATACTTTGGATCTATACAAAGAAGATATAAATTTTCTACAGCAGACTGACCTTGGAGAACTTAGGGTATCATCACCAGGTGAGCACAGGGACCACAGAATACTTAGATATGCTTATCAATTTTTAGAGGCAGACAAGTATATTGTTGCTGCACCTATGTGGAATTTGAGCATTCCGGCTATATTAAAGGCTTACATAGACTATATATGTATTACAGGAATTACTTTTAAGTACACTACAAATGGTCCAGTAGGTTTGTGCAAAGGCAAGAAAGCATTTCATATAGTTACTAGAGGTGGAGAATACTCTAAGAGCCCATTAGATCAATATGAAATGGGTGACAGGTATTTGAGGACCATATTTGGTTTTTTGGGAATTTCTGATTTTACAACAATAGCAGCTGAAAATCTAGATGTTATTGGTAAAGATGTGACTGAAATTGTAGAAATGGAAATTAATAAGGCAAAAGAGTTAGCTAAGGATTTTTAA
- the recQ gene encoding DNA helicase RecQ, with product MFNEALESLQKYYGYKEFRAAQKDVIQSILDKKDTLAIMPTGGGKSICYQIPAMLFEGLTIVISPLISLMKDQVDNIVDLGINASYINSSLSNKEIYKIIDYLRAGNIKILYLAPERLESEEFCQLMKTLDISQIAIDEAHCVSQWGHDFRTSYRYISKFIAFLPKRPLITAFTATATEEVREDIVRLIGLRSPQVFISGFDRENLKINVLKIGDRLSYLINYIAENMEQSGIIYAATRKEVDNIYEKLGANNISVSRYHAGLTDEERRKNQEDFVYDRINVMVATNAFGMGIDKSNVRYVIHYNMPKNIESYYQEIGRAGRDGGDSDCIMLFAPQDIMTQKYLIEVGVLAPDRKINEYKKLQNMIDFVHHNGCLRKFILNYFGEQVDYEGCGNCSSCLSEGDLVDKTLDAQKVLSCIYRMKRDFGVNTIVDVLRGSSQKKILQYRFNELSTYGIMKDYSKEYLSNFINTLISHGYINLKEGEYPTVVLNTMSMKILKSEERVMFKEAVKVKKISSDNGLFEMLRILRKEIASTEGVPPYFIFGDAVLREMSIRLPVNETQMMDISGVGQKKLEKYGEKFIEIISQYVKEQNRQVAWTSVKEEKTAIDTKKQDEKLKSHMITFNMLKQNKALKDIMKERQLTISTLIGHIERCINEDLLTEINIDFSGLFTEEEEQEVLHAGEKVGFTRLTPIKKVVSDSINYEVIKAVLIKKILN from the coding sequence TTGTTTAACGAGGCTTTAGAATCTTTGCAAAAATATTATGGCTATAAAGAATTCAGAGCTGCGCAGAAAGATGTTATACAAAGTATTTTAGATAAAAAGGATACTTTGGCTATAATGCCTACAGGCGGCGGAAAATCAATATGTTATCAGATACCTGCTATGTTGTTTGAGGGACTTACAATAGTCATATCGCCACTTATCTCCTTAATGAAGGATCAGGTAGACAATATTGTAGACTTAGGGATAAATGCATCCTACATAAACAGTTCTCTTTCAAACAAGGAGATATATAAAATAATAGATTATTTAAGGGCAGGGAATATAAAGATATTGTACCTTGCTCCAGAAAGACTTGAATCGGAAGAATTCTGCCAGCTTATGAAAACACTAGACATATCACAAATAGCAATAGACGAGGCCCACTGTGTATCGCAGTGGGGTCACGACTTTAGAACTAGCTATAGATATATTTCAAAGTTTATTGCGTTTCTCCCGAAAAGACCTCTTATTACTGCCTTCACAGCAACTGCTACTGAGGAAGTTAGAGAAGATATAGTGAGACTAATTGGCCTTAGAAGTCCACAAGTTTTTATCTCAGGCTTTGACAGAGAGAATTTGAAGATAAACGTTTTAAAAATAGGAGACAGATTAAGCTATCTTATTAATTATATTGCAGAAAACATGGAGCAGTCAGGAATAATATATGCTGCTACTAGAAAAGAAGTAGATAACATATATGAAAAACTTGGGGCTAATAATATCAGCGTTTCAAGATATCATGCTGGCTTGACAGATGAGGAGAGGAGAAAGAATCAAGAGGACTTTGTTTATGACAGGATAAATGTTATGGTTGCTACAAATGCCTTTGGCATGGGAATAGATAAGTCCAATGTAAGATATGTTATCCATTATAATATGCCTAAAAACATTGAATCCTACTATCAGGAAATTGGAAGAGCAGGCAGAGACGGTGGAGATAGTGATTGTATTATGCTATTTGCTCCTCAAGATATTATGACCCAAAAATATTTAATTGAAGTTGGAGTTTTAGCTCCTGACAGAAAAATAAATGAATATAAAAAACTGCAGAACATGATTGATTTTGTTCATCATAATGGATGTCTAAGAAAATTTATTTTAAATTATTTTGGCGAGCAAGTTGACTATGAGGGATGTGGAAACTGTAGCAGCTGCCTGAGTGAAGGAGATCTTGTTGATAAGACTCTTGATGCACAGAAGGTACTATCCTGCATTTATAGAATGAAGAGGGACTTTGGAGTAAATACCATTGTAGACGTACTTAGAGGATCATCTCAAAAGAAAATTCTACAGTACAGATTTAACGAACTATCCACTTATGGGATAATGAAGGACTATTCAAAGGAATACTTGTCTAACTTCATAAATACACTTATTTCTCATGGGTATATAAATTTGAAAGAGGGTGAATATCCCACAGTAGTTTTAAATACTATGTCTATGAAGATATTAAAGTCTGAGGAAAGGGTTATGTTTAAGGAAGCAGTTAAGGTTAAGAAGATTTCTTCTGATAATGGGCTGTTTGAGATGCTTAGAATTTTAAGAAAAGAAATTGCTAGCACTGAAGGAGTACCTCCATATTTTATATTTGGAGACGCTGTCCTTAGAGAAATGAGTATCAGACTCCCTGTTAACGAAACTCAGATGATGGACATCTCTGGTGTTGGACAAAAGAAACTTGAAAAGTATGGTGAGAAATTTATAGAGATAATAAGTCAGTATGTTAAAGAACAAAACAGACAAGTAGCTTGGACAAGCGTAAAGGAAGAAAAAACTGCAATAGACACTAAAAAACAAGATGAGAAATTGAAAAGCCATATGATTACTTTCAATATGCTAAAGCAAAATAAAGCTTTAAAGGATATAATGAAAGAAAGACAGCTAACAATATCTACGTTGATTGGGCATATTGAAAGATGCATAAATGAAGATTTGTTAACAGAAATAAATATAGATTTCTCAGGTTTATTTACCGAGGAAGAAGAGCAAGAAGTGCTTCATGCTGGAGAAAAGGTTGGATTTACTAGGTTGACGCCTATCAAAAAAGTTGTTTCTGATAGCATTAATTATGAAGTGATTAAGGCAGTTTTAATTAAGAAGATATTAAATTAA
- a CDS encoding MFS transporter codes for MSNISERIERLPVTPMLWRVLLLTGIGWMFDAMDQGMVAGVMAAIGRDWSLSPADLGVLGSASAVGMAAGAAIAGMVSDRWGRKTVVTFTLILYGIASAVSGFAPNFIMLLIFRFLTGLGLGGELPAASTLVSEFSPAKVRGRMVVLLESFWAWGWIVASLIAYLLIPIYGWRIGFILGGAPALYAAYLRKGIPESPRFLEEAGRFKEADEIVSKMEHQAAISYNETKETYKSCKVKLRSFTLFDLLSKIYFRRTIVLWILWFGINFGYYGFVLWTPTLLVGKGFSLVKGFEFTLIMSLAQLPGYYSASYFIEKIGRKVVLVVYLGGTAFSAYLFGKAPSVSTVLTYGCLLYFFSLGAWGAVYAYTPEVYPTKARGSGTGWAAAVGRLGAIAAPYTVGVVYEAKGKQAGFAYVFIMLTIVFAIVALVIAFAGIETKGKSLEEINSSEV; via the coding sequence ATGAGCAACATTTCAGAGAGAATAGAAAGACTGCCCGTTACGCCTATGCTTTGGAGGGTGCTTCTTTTAACTGGCATTGGCTGGATGTTTGATGCCATGGATCAAGGAATGGTTGCTGGAGTTATGGCTGCAATCGGAAGAGATTGGAGCCTTAGCCCAGCAGATTTAGGAGTGCTTGGCAGCGCCTCTGCAGTGGGGATGGCTGCAGGAGCTGCAATTGCTGGTATGGTTTCTGATAGGTGGGGAAGAAAAACAGTAGTTACCTTTACGTTAATTTTATATGGTATAGCAAGCGCTGTGTCGGGTTTTGCACCTAACTTCATCATGCTGCTGATATTTAGGTTTTTAACTGGGTTAGGTTTAGGAGGGGAGCTTCCGGCAGCTTCCACCCTAGTAAGCGAATTTTCTCCGGCGAAAGTACGGGGGCGTATGGTTGTACTTCTGGAGAGTTTCTGGGCTTGGGGCTGGATTGTTGCTTCCTTAATAGCATATCTTTTGATTCCTATTTATGGCTGGCGGATAGGTTTTATTCTTGGAGGTGCACCAGCACTATACGCAGCTTATCTTAGAAAAGGTATTCCAGAATCACCAAGATTTTTGGAGGAGGCAGGTCGTTTTAAAGAAGCTGATGAAATTGTAAGTAAGATGGAGCATCAGGCAGCAATTTCCTACAATGAAACCAAGGAAACCTATAAAAGCTGTAAAGTGAAACTCAGATCTTTTACACTATTTGATTTGTTGTCTAAGATTTATTTTAGACGTACTATTGTACTATGGATTTTATGGTTTGGCATAAATTTCGGATATTATGGATTTGTTTTATGGACGCCTACACTGCTTGTAGGTAAAGGCTTTAGCCTAGTAAAAGGGTTTGAATTCACATTGATTATGAGCCTCGCTCAGCTGCCAGGTTATTACAGCGCTTCTTATTTTATTGAAAAGATTGGGCGCAAGGTAGTTTTAGTTGTATATCTGGGTGGGACTGCTTTCTCAGCATACTTATTCGGTAAGGCACCATCTGTTTCTACTGTACTTACTTATGGCTGCCTGCTTTATTTCTTTAGCTTAGGTGCCTGGGGGGCAGTTTATGCATACACCCCAGAAGTTTATCCTACCAAAGCCAGAGGCAGCGGAACAGGGTGGGCTGCTGCAGTTGGGCGACTTGGTGCGATAGCAGCACCATATACAGTAGGTGTGGTATATGAAGCAAAAGGAAAGCAGGCAGGTTTTGCATATGTCTTTATCATGCTTACCATAGTATTTGCTATTGTAGCATTGGTTATTGCTTTCGCGGGCATAGAAACCAAAGGTAAATCTCTAGAGGAGATAAATTCTTCTGAAGTATAA
- a CDS encoding SIMPL domain-containing protein has translation MSYHEDYSYNFGMYDKMPRESQIQYKIPILRLEGTGTVRTLPDVASVFLGVVTENKDLSVAQKENSLTMDKVIASILRLGIAEKYIKTESYSITPQYDFIEGKQIFRGYKINNNLKVTINNIRQVGEVIDTAVESGANAIYNINFSILNKEAVYKKALSLAIKDAVDKANSVENTLRIQVDEIPIEIVEEGSTGNIERTDLYNFKSPAPSTDIRSGELEVTAKVQAIFNYRKI, from the coding sequence ATGTCTTATCATGAAGATTATTCATACAACTTTGGAATGTATGACAAAATGCCGAGAGAATCACAGATACAGTATAAAATCCCTATACTCAGGCTTGAGGGCACTGGGACTGTAAGGACTTTACCAGATGTAGCTTCAGTATTTCTTGGAGTAGTAACTGAAAATAAGGATCTGAGCGTAGCACAGAAGGAAAATTCATTAACCATGGACAAAGTTATTGCTTCTATTCTAAGGCTTGGAATTGCTGAAAAGTATATTAAAACAGAAAGCTACTCCATAACTCCGCAATATGATTTTATTGAAGGAAAGCAGATATTTAGGGGATACAAAATAAACAACAATTTAAAGGTAACCATAAATAATATAAGACAGGTTGGAGAAGTCATAGATACTGCTGTTGAAAGTGGTGCTAATGCAATATACAATATTAATTTTTCTATATTAAACAAGGAAGCGGTATATAAAAAAGCTTTGTCTTTAGCTATAAAAGATGCAGTGGATAAGGCAAACAGCGTGGAAAACACCTTAAGGATACAGGTAGACGAGATTCCCATAGAAATTGTTGAAGAAGGAAGTACTGGAAATATAGAAAGAACAGACCTTTATAATTTTAAGTCACCAGCTCCAAGTACAGATATTAGGAGTGGAGAATTGGAGGTAACTGCAAAAGTTCAGGCTATATTCAACTATAGGAAAATTTAG
- a CDS encoding DMT family transporter, with the protein MFESHVGELAAFATAVCWTATPIAFEAAGKRIGSLTVNFIRLLIAFVLIGIFTFVTRGMFLPMDATSTNWTWLTVSGIIGFVIGDLFLFEAYVRIGARISLLIMAAVPPITAMAGFLMLGETLTLMDMLGMFITVGGIALVILVKGNQDKKVKLSHPLKGIIYAFIGALGQSFGTVYSKFGMGEYNAFAATQIRIIAAIVGFTIVVTVRKHWRQICIGLKDFTAMRHIVIGSVFGPFIGVSLSLLAVQHTTTGVASTITSISRILIIPISIFIFKEKISSKEVLGALITIVGVSFLFI; encoded by the coding sequence ATGTTTGAATCTCATGTAGGTGAATTAGCTGCTTTTGCAACAGCAGTTTGTTGGACTGCAACTCCTATAGCCTTTGAAGCAGCAGGCAAGAGGATTGGGTCTTTAACAGTAAACTTTATAAGACTTTTAATTGCATTTGTTCTAATAGGCATATTTACATTTGTTACCAGAGGGATGTTTCTTCCAATGGATGCAACAAGTACAAATTGGACATGGCTTACTGTATCAGGCATCATTGGGTTTGTAATTGGAGACTTATTTTTATTTGAGGCTTATGTAAGAATTGGAGCTAGGATATCTCTTTTAATAATGGCTGCAGTTCCTCCAATAACAGCCATGGCAGGTTTCTTAATGCTTGGTGAGACATTGACCTTGATGGATATGTTAGGAATGTTTATTACTGTTGGCGGTATAGCTTTAGTTATTTTGGTCAAAGGTAATCAAGATAAAAAAGTTAAGCTTTCACATCCTTTAAAAGGAATAATATATGCATTTATAGGTGCTCTTGGACAATCTTTTGGTACAGTATACAGCAAATTTGGGATGGGGGAATATAATGCATTTGCTGCAACACAAATTCGAATCATTGCGGCAATAGTAGGCTTTACTATTGTTGTCACTGTTAGAAAGCATTGGAGGCAGATTTGCATTGGACTTAAAGACTTTACTGCTATGAGACACATTGTCATAGGTTCTGTGTTTGGACCTTTTATTGGAGTGTCCTTATCGCTTTTAGCTGTCCAGCATACAACAACAGGTGTTGCCTCAACAATAACATCAATATCAAGAATACTTATTATACCTATATCTATTTTTATATTTAAGGAGAAAATCTCTTCAAAAGAAGTATTAGGTGCTTTGATAACAATAGTGGGTGTAAGTTTCTTATTTATCTAA
- a CDS encoding acetate uptake transporter, which translates to MSTNQTQNIKILNSDPSALGLFGLAMVTLVASSQKLGLTSGTSFVLPWAIFLGGFAQLFACINDSKRQNTFGTTAFGAYAFFWFAVGASWMIKAGVFGQGLASGIDPKQLGFAYLGYLIFTIFMTIGAAETHKVLFTIFFLINFLFLGLSMDSFGLMKGFSHELAAYAELLISLVSFYGSAAAVLNPHFGREFLPVGKPFGIFKK; encoded by the coding sequence ATGAGCACAAATCAAACTCAAAATATCAAAATATTAAATTCAGATCCATCGGCTTTAGGATTATTTGGACTAGCCATGGTTACGCTTGTGGCTTCTTCACAAAAGCTTGGTTTAACAAGTGGCACATCTTTTGTACTTCCTTGGGCGATTTTCCTTGGAGGATTTGCACAGTTATTTGCTTGCATAAATGATTCCAAGAGACAAAATACTTTTGGAACAACTGCTTTTGGTGCCTACGCATTCTTCTGGTTTGCTGTAGGGGCTTCATGGATGATTAAGGCTGGAGTTTTTGGACAAGGCTTAGCCTCAGGAATAGATCCAAAGCAGTTAGGCTTTGCTTACCTTGGCTATTTAATATTCACAATATTTATGACTATAGGAGCAGCAGAAACTCATAAGGTACTATTCACTATTTTCTTTCTTATTAACTTTTTATTCTTAGGGCTATCTATGGATTCCTTTGGACTAATGAAAGGTTTTTCTCACGAGCTTGCTGCTTATGCAGAGTTACTAATATCTTTAGTATCTTTTTATGGATCAGCAGCTGCAGTTTTAAATCCTCACTTTGGAAGAGAGTTTCTTCCTGTTGGAAAGCCATTTGGAATATTTAAGAAATAA
- a CDS encoding FAD:protein FMN transferase → MKRITSAVIAVIMIMLVFTGCQKQSKIQYTKYSDTFFDAFDTVTMVVGYTKTEDEFKGYFEKIKERFNELHKYYDIYNDYEGINNIKTINDNAGIKPVKVNKEIIDLIQFAMDWDKKTNGATNIAMGSVLRIWHDYREEGKIDPDNAKLPPMDALKEANKHTDIDKIIVDVQNSTVYLEDKAMSLDVGAVAKGYATELVAKEIMNSGFKSGIISAGGNVRVLGKPVDGVRERWGIGIQDPRKSVLADDDNLLDTIFLNDQSVVSSGDYERFYTVGGKNYHHLIDPQTLMPGEHYSAVTIVTPDSGDADALSTAVFLLPYEQSKALVKSLKNVEVIWVFKDGKVEATDGMKKIMKSEGATGAKAQ, encoded by the coding sequence ATGAAAAGAATAACTTCTGCAGTTATAGCAGTAATCATGATAATGCTTGTGTTTACAGGTTGTCAAAAACAGAGCAAGATTCAATATACAAAGTACAGTGATACTTTTTTTGATGCTTTTGATACAGTAACTATGGTTGTTGGATATACAAAAACTGAAGATGAATTTAAAGGTTACTTTGAGAAGATTAAAGAGCGGTTCAATGAGCTTCATAAGTATTATGATATATACAACGACTATGAAGGTATTAATAATATTAAAACTATTAATGATAATGCCGGCATAAAGCCTGTTAAGGTAAATAAGGAAATAATTGATCTTATTCAGTTCGCTATGGACTGGGATAAAAAGACAAATGGTGCTACCAACATAGCTATGGGTTCAGTGCTTAGAATCTGGCATGACTACCGTGAGGAAGGAAAGATTGACCCAGACAATGCAAAACTTCCACCGATGGATGCACTAAAAGAGGCCAATAAGCATACAGATATAGATAAGATTATAGTAGATGTTCAAAACAGCACCGTTTATTTGGAAGACAAAGCTATGAGTTTGGATGTTGGAGCAGTTGCAAAAGGTTATGCTACGGAACTTGTTGCAAAGGAAATTATGAACTCGGGGTTTAAGTCAGGAATCATAAGCGCAGGTGGTAATGTGAGAGTACTTGGCAAGCCTGTTGATGGTGTCCGTGAAAGATGGGGGATAGGAATACAGGATCCAAGAAAATCTGTTCTAGCAGATGACGACAATCTTTTGGATACTATATTCTTAAATGATCAATCAGTAGTCAGCAGCGGAGATTACGAAAGATTTTATACTGTTGGAGGGAAAAACTACCATCATCTTATAGATCCTCAAACTTTAATGCCAGGTGAACATTATAGTGCAGTTACGATAGTGACACCGGACTCAGGTGATGCTGATGCTCTTTCAACAGCAGTATTCCTACTTCCTTATGAGCAAAGCAAAGCCCTAGTAAAAAGTCTTAAAAATGTTGAAGTAATTTGGGTGTTTAAAGATGGCAAAGTAGAAGCAACTGATGGAATGAAAAAAATAATGAAGAGCGAAGGTGCAACAGGCGCCAAGGCTCAGTAA
- a CDS encoding DUF3006 domain-containing protein — MKVTIDRFEGKYVVCEKEDNTMVNIEKSQIPADAKEGDVLSIEDNSITIDIYETKKKRKLIEELTKDIWS, encoded by the coding sequence ATGAAGGTCACTATTGATAGATTTGAAGGAAAATACGTAGTTTGTGAAAAAGAAGATAACACAATGGTGAATATTGAGAAATCTCAAATCCCTGCTGATGCAAAAGAAGGGGATGTACTAAGTATTGAGGATAATTCTATAACTATAGATATTTACGAAACTAAAAAGAAAAGAAAACTAATAGAAGAGCTTACTAAAGACATTTGGTCATAG
- the purB gene encoding adenylosuccinate lyase — MRDRYKSPLDIRYSSKEMSYLFSDEMKFKTWRRLWVVLAECEKELGINITEEQINELKNNMDNVNYEDAERREKETRHDVMSHVYAYGLQCPSAKGIIHLGATSCYVGDNTDLIVMKEGMLLIKQKLIKTIEALSRFAMKYKSVPTLGFTHFQPAQLTTVGKRATLWIQDLLIDFENLNFVIENMMFRGVKGTTGTQASFMELFDGNEELVKMLDKMVTEKMGFKTAFPVTGQTYPRKIDSIVLNALSQIAQSAYKFSNDIRLLQSMKEIEEPFEKNQIGSSAMAYKRNPMRTERMGALCRYIIVDSLNPAITASTQWFERTLDDSANKRIAVPEAFLALDGVLNLYINVASNLVVYEKVIQAHIQNELPFMATENILMEAVKKGCDRQELHERIRIHSMEAAKRVKELGMENDLIDRISKDLAFNMTKDEILASVSAEKFIGRAPGQVEEFINENINPILEQNKEIKSIVTEIQI; from the coding sequence ATGAGAGATAGATATAAATCACCGCTTGATATTAGGTATTCTTCAAAAGAGATGTCGTACTTATTTTCTGATGAAATGAAGTTTAAGACCTGGAGAAGACTTTGGGTAGTGCTAGCTGAATGTGAAAAAGAACTAGGCATAAACATAACTGAAGAACAAATAAATGAGCTTAAAAATAATATGGATAACGTAAATTATGAAGATGCAGAAAGAAGAGAAAAAGAAACCAGACATGATGTCATGAGTCATGTCTATGCCTATGGTCTTCAATGTCCGTCTGCAAAAGGAATTATACACTTAGGTGCCACAAGCTGCTACGTGGGAGATAATACTGATTTGATAGTAATGAAGGAAGGAATGCTTCTAATAAAGCAAAAGTTGATTAAAACTATCGAGGCTCTTTCAAGATTTGCTATGAAATATAAAAGCGTTCCCACTCTTGGATTTACCCATTTTCAGCCAGCACAGCTAACAACAGTTGGAAAAAGGGCAACCTTATGGATTCAAGACCTTTTAATTGATTTCGAAAATTTAAATTTTGTAATTGAAAATATGATGTTTAGAGGTGTTAAAGGTACAACTGGAACTCAAGCAAGCTTTATGGAATTGTTTGACGGAAATGAGGAGCTAGTCAAGATGCTTGATAAGATGGTTACAGAAAAGATGGGATTTAAAACCGCTTTTCCAGTTACAGGTCAAACATATCCTCGAAAGATTGATTCTATTGTACTTAATGCCCTATCTCAAATTGCGCAAAGTGCATACAAATTTAGCAATGATATAAGATTACTTCAAAGCATGAAGGAAATAGAAGAGCCCTTTGAAAAGAATCAAATAGGATCTTCAGCCATGGCCTACAAAAGAAATCCTATGAGAACAGAAAGAATGGGAGCACTTTGCAGATATATAATTGTCGATTCCTTGAATCCTGCAATAACGGCATCTACACAATGGTTTGAACGAACCCTTGATGATTCCGCAAATAAGAGAATAGCAGTGCCAGAAGCTTTTCTTGCTCTCGATGGGGTACTGAATTTATATATAAATGTAGCTAGCAATTTAGTGGTTTACGAGAAGGTAATACAGGCACATATACAAAATGAACTACCTTTTATGGCTACAGAAAATATTCTAATGGAAGCAGTAAAAAAAGGCTGCGACAGACAGGAATTGCATGAAAGAATTAGAATACATTCAATGGAAGCTGCAAAAAGAGTTAAAGAATTAGGTATGGAAAATGATCTAATAGATAGAATTTCAAAGGATTTAGCTTTTAATATGACTAAGGATGAAATATTAGCTTCTGTAAGTGCTGAGAAATTTATAGGAAGGGCTCCTGGTCAAGTTGAAGAGTTTATCAATGAAAATATAAATCCTATTCTTGAGCAGAATAAGGAGATTAAATCTATTGTTACAGAAATTCAAATATAA
- a CDS encoding DUF378 domain-containing protein — MYKLSIIDKISFILVIIGALNWGLVGLFNFDLVQALFGGSLQVLTRILYILVGVAGIDVLSLLIKAKSKKFK, encoded by the coding sequence ATGTATAAGTTAAGTATAATCGATAAAATTTCTTTTATCCTTGTCATTATTGGAGCTTTAAATTGGGGATTAGTTGGGCTTTTTAATTTTGATTTAGTGCAGGCTTTATTCGGAGGCAGTCTTCAGGTTTTAACAAGAATTCTTTACATATTGGTTGGCGTCGCTGGAATAGACGTACTTTCACTCTTAATCAAAGCCAAAAGCAAAAAATTCAAATAA
- a CDS encoding HPr family phosphocarrier protein: MVTKDVVVKNSTGLHARPATLLVKKASSFKSDVSIEFNGRKANVKSLIGVLSLGVTKNSTVKVIASGDDEALAVEEVVKLIESLEE; this comes from the coding sequence TTGGTAACTAAGGACGTAGTAGTTAAAAATTCAACCGGATTACATGCTAGACCAGCCACTTTACTAGTTAAAAAGGCTTCATCTTTCAAATCAGATGTTAGCATAGAGTTTAATGGAAGAAAGGCTAATGTAAAAAGCCTTATTGGAGTTCTTTCATTAGGTGTTACAAAGAACTCTACAGTAAAGGTTATAGCTTCAGGCGATGACGAAGCTTTAGCTGTTGAAGAAGTAGTTAAGTTAATAGAATCATTGGAAGAATAA
- a CDS encoding PTS sugar transporter subunit IIA — translation MSKEIKLSLPIDGKIIPLTEVNDYLFNKKIMGEGIAVNPDGNFVYSPVDGEINLVYDAKHAIGIKTEEGLQILIHVGIDSVKLESRGFATYVKVGDKVSRGDKVLFFDKEFVEKKASPVTPIVITNPELIESLDVNYKASKAGDLLLNIKLK, via the coding sequence ATGAGTAAAGAAATTAAACTAAGTCTTCCGATTGATGGAAAAATAATTCCATTAACAGAAGTTAATGATTATTTATTTAATAAGAAGATAATGGGGGAAGGTATTGCAGTAAATCCTGATGGAAACTTCGTATATTCTCCTGTTGACGGTGAAATTAATTTGGTTTATGATGCAAAACATGCTATTGGCATTAAAACAGAAGAGGGCCTGCAAATACTTATTCACGTTGGTATTGATTCCGTTAAGCTTGAAAGCAGAGGCTTTGCAACCTATGTAAAGGTAGGAGACAAAGTATCAAGAGGTGATAAGGTTTTATTCTTTGACAAGGAATTTGTTGAAAAGAAGGCTTCTCCTGTTACTCCAATTGTTATAACTAATCCAGAACTTATAGAATCGCTTGATGTTAACTACAAAGCGTCAAAAGCTGGGGATTTACTCTTGAACATTAAGTTAAAATAA